From the Bdellovibrionota bacterium genome, one window contains:
- a CDS encoding Tex-like N-terminal domain-containing protein — translation MAVTIESYFKKYLPKINMHSIQAVIALHKEGGTVPFIARYRKEKTGNLDEIQIRDVLEANENYDELITRQAFIVKELEGQGNLTDDLKKRLVTTMDIDELEELYRPYKKKKKTKAKMARDAGIEPFAQWIWDLGNGTVSDSMSLEVKAKTFQNVEHHFATYQEVLKGAEAILIEKLTNDQDLRAFVRDNLMAKGKVVSKKGKKFKANSKYDMYIDFEEGIQKLLGPKVSYRYMAMRRGWNESELTLNIEGETELILKRFVDFSVTTNNQARPFLEDMAKNALDLHVMPSIGNEIHKKLKDTADLHATDVFAENVRKILLASPFGPKCVLGVDPGLKSGSKVALVDHTGKYISHTIMDILGSNAEANAEKLFKELLGHVKVEAIAVGNGTAGRETEIFIRKVLKKLEKDVPIIMVNESGASVYSASDVAREEFPELDLTIRGAISIARRLQDPLSELVKIDPKSIGVGQYQHDITPTKLEKSLTGVVESCVNNVGIDLNTASSYLLQFISGIGPATAKNIVEYRGKNGLFKDRSELLKVPQFSTKAFEQSAGFLRVMNGPNVLDQTGIHPERYSALRDMAKELNLTVSGLIGEGAKKLVELRTKWAELVGEFTFNDMIKELEKPGRDPRNIFKVFSYRDDIFEVKDLKEEMICPGLVTNVTNFGAFVDIGVHQDGLVHISELTHEFVDDPRKVVSPGDQVEVKILKVDLEKNQIFLTMKLTERPQRAAQVRPQRDGSARNDRPRNDQARPQGDRPRRDDRPQGGRPPQRQAQDDRRPPQARGGQQGGRPQFDRPKPPPKPTFNNPFAALTDLKIKK, via the coding sequence ATGGCTGTTACAATAGAAAGTTACTTCAAAAAATACCTTCCAAAGATCAACATGCATTCAATTCAAGCAGTTATTGCTCTTCATAAAGAAGGCGGCACTGTTCCATTTATCGCACGCTATAGAAAAGAAAAAACGGGCAACTTGGATGAAATACAAATCAGAGATGTGCTTGAGGCCAATGAAAATTACGACGAGCTTATTACGAGACAAGCTTTCATCGTAAAAGAACTCGAAGGCCAAGGAAATCTTACGGACGATCTTAAAAAGCGTTTGGTGACGACAATGGACATCGATGAGTTGGAAGAGCTCTATCGTCCGTACAAAAAGAAAAAGAAAACAAAAGCCAAAATGGCAAGAGATGCAGGTATCGAACCTTTCGCTCAGTGGATTTGGGATTTGGGTAATGGTACAGTTTCTGATTCTATGTCTCTTGAAGTGAAGGCAAAGACTTTCCAAAACGTAGAACATCATTTTGCAACTTATCAAGAAGTTCTAAAAGGTGCAGAAGCTATTCTGATCGAAAAATTAACGAACGATCAAGACTTGAGAGCTTTTGTTCGTGATAACTTGATGGCCAAAGGAAAAGTTGTCTCTAAAAAGGGCAAAAAATTTAAGGCCAACTCTAAATACGATATGTACATTGATTTCGAAGAGGGAATTCAAAAACTTCTTGGTCCAAAAGTATCTTATAGATACATGGCTATGAGAAGAGGTTGGAATGAGAGCGAACTAACTCTTAACATCGAAGGCGAAACAGAATTGATCTTAAAAAGATTCGTAGATTTTTCTGTGACCACAAACAACCAAGCTCGTCCTTTCCTTGAAGACATGGCAAAGAACGCTCTAGATCTTCACGTGATGCCATCAATCGGAAATGAAATTCATAAAAAATTAAAGGATACGGCTGATCTTCATGCAACGGATGTATTTGCAGAAAACGTAAGAAAGATCTTACTTGCAAGTCCATTTGGTCCAAAATGTGTTCTTGGAGTAGATCCAGGATTAAAGAGCGGGTCTAAAGTTGCCCTAGTAGATCATACAGGAAAATACATTTCTCATACAATCATGGATATCCTGGGTTCAAATGCTGAAGCCAACGCAGAGAAATTATTCAAAGAATTACTTGGTCACGTAAAGGTAGAAGCCATTGCCGTGGGAAATGGAACGGCGGGAAGAGAAACAGAAATTTTCATTAGAAAAGTTTTAAAGAAACTAGAAAAAGATGTCCCCATCATTATGGTGAACGAATCAGGTGCATCAGTTTACTCTGCATCAGATGTAGCGAGAGAAGAGTTTCCAGAATTAGATTTAACAATTCGCGGAGCAATCTCGATTGCAAGACGCCTTCAAGATCCATTGTCTGAGCTTGTAAAAATTGATCCTAAAAGCATCGGCGTGGGTCAATACCAACATGATATTACTCCGACAAAACTTGAGAAGAGCTTAACAGGTGTTGTAGAGTCTTGCGTGAACAACGTGGGGATTGATCTCAACACAGCTTCTTCATATTTACTTCAATTCATTTCAGGTATTGGGCCTGCGACTGCGAAAAACATTGTTGAATACCGTGGTAAGAATGGCCTTTTCAAAGACCGCTCTGAGCTTTTAAAAGTTCCACAATTCTCTACCAAAGCTTTTGAACAATCCGCAGGATTCTTGAGAGTGATGAATGGTCCAAATGTTTTGGATCAAACAGGGATTCATCCAGAAAGATATTCTGCTCTTCGTGATATGGCTAAGGAATTGAATTTAACAGTTTCTGGCTTGATTGGTGAGGGTGCAAAGAAACTTGTAGAACTCAGAACTAAATGGGCGGAGCTTGTTGGAGAGTTCACATTCAACGACATGATTAAGGAGCTTGAGAAGCCAGGAAGAGATCCTAGAAATATCTTTAAGGTGTTTTCATATAGAGATGATATTTTTGAAGTGAAAGATTTAAAAGAAGAAATGATCTGTCCAGGATTAGTGACTAACGTTACGAACTTTGGAGCTTTTGTTGATATCGGCGTTCACCAAGATGGTCTGGTTCATATTTCTGAACTCACTCATGAATTCGTGGATGATCCTAGAAAAGTTGTAAGCCCAGGCGATCAAGTCGAAGTGAAAATTTTAAAGGTAGATCTAGAGAAAAACCAAATCTTCTTAACGATGAAATTGACGGAACGTCCTCAAAGGGCGGCTCAAGTTCGCCCGCAAAGAGATGGGTCGGCAAGAAATGACCGGCCGAGAAACGATCAGGCGAGACCGCAAGGTGATCGCCCGAGACGTGATGATCGTCCGCAAGGTGGAAGACCTCCGCAAAGACAAGCTCAAGACGACAGACGTCCACCGCAGGCTAGAGGAGGGCAACAGGGTGGTAGACCGCAGTTTGATCGTCCTAAGCCGCCACCAAAGCCAACCTTCAATAATCCTTTTGCGGCTTTGACAGATTTAAAAATCAAAAAATAA
- the infA gene encoding translation initiation factor IF-1, whose amino-acid sequence MARDDLAQIEGKVTDAGAGGLYKVELENGMTIATKLCGKMRRFNIRVVVGDKVTVGVSPYDPSHGLILFRHK is encoded by the coding sequence ATGGCAAGAGATGATTTAGCTCAGATTGAAGGTAAAGTTACAGACGCCGGTGCTGGTGGACTTTATAAAGTGGAACTTGAAAATGGGATGACCATTGCAACAAAGCTTTGCGGAAAGATGAGACGTTTTAATATTCGCGTAGTAGTTGGTGACAAAGTCACTGTGGGCGTATCACCGTATGATCCTTCACACGGCTTAATTCTCTTCCGTCACAAGTAA
- the lpxD gene encoding UDP-3-O-(3-hydroxymyristoyl)glucosamine N-acyltransferase, which produces MSIACSELLSTYPELLSLAKGDKDVLIEDVSPSEKGKKGSIVFISNEKHFALALQNGVSCLVIPSQFKDKALPFITTQTLLLSPNTTLAMALVINKFFNPGYPKLESLIHPTAQVHPTAKIGKNVEIGAYCVIAQDVQIGANTKIHAHVVIEHDVKVGSDTVLFPFVFLGNKTEVGNNCEIKPHASIGTEGYGFAHDEKGKHYRIPQRGIVVIEDNVSIGSQCTIDRATFEVTRVGEGTKMDNMIHVAHNTQLGKHGLYAGGSVIAGSAKIGDHVVIGGHSSIGGHIEIADKVTVSGRSAVPSSITEPGMYGGHPVEPLKDHLRTQASLRKLNQGLKDLRKIMKHLNIAGDKE; this is translated from the coding sequence ATGTCAATAGCTTGTTCAGAATTGTTATCAACTTATCCCGAGCTTTTAAGCCTGGCCAAAGGAGATAAGGATGTTCTCATTGAGGATGTAAGTCCATCAGAAAAAGGAAAAAAGGGATCAATCGTTTTTATTTCAAACGAAAAGCACTTCGCTCTTGCGCTTCAAAATGGTGTCTCTTGCCTCGTTATTCCCTCTCAATTCAAAGATAAAGCACTTCCATTCATTACTACGCAAACTTTGCTGCTTTCACCGAATACAACTCTAGCTATGGCGCTAGTAATCAATAAGTTCTTTAATCCCGGCTATCCAAAATTAGAATCGCTCATCCATCCAACGGCCCAAGTTCACCCAACTGCAAAGATTGGTAAAAACGTAGAAATTGGCGCGTACTGTGTCATTGCTCAGGATGTTCAAATTGGAGCAAATACTAAAATCCATGCTCATGTGGTGATTGAGCACGATGTAAAAGTTGGGTCGGATACAGTTCTATTCCCGTTTGTTTTCTTGGGAAACAAAACTGAAGTAGGAAACAATTGCGAAATCAAACCTCACGCAAGTATCGGCACAGAAGGTTATGGCTTCGCCCACGATGAAAAAGGCAAACATTACAGAATTCCTCAAAGAGGTATCGTGGTCATTGAAGACAATGTTTCTATTGGCTCTCAATGTACAATCGATCGCGCAACTTTTGAAGTGACGAGAGTTGGTGAAGGCACAAAGATGGATAATATGATTCACGTAGCTCACAACACTCAACTTGGTAAACATGGACTTTATGCGGGCGGCAGCGTGATCGCTGGATCTGCAAAGATTGGTGATCATGTTGTTATCGGTGGACACTCTTCTATTGGTGGACACATCGAAATCGCAGACAAGGTCACCGTGAGCGGAAGAAGTGCAGTACCAAGCAGCATCACTGAACCTGGAATGTACGGCGGTCATCCCGTAGAACCACTAAAAGATCACTTAAGAACTCAAGCCTCTTTAAGAAAACTCAATCAAGGCCTTAAAGATTTAAGAAAAATCATGAAGCACTTAAACATCGCAGGCGACAAGGAATAG
- the metG gene encoding methionine--tRNA ligase, producing MKFYITTPIYYVNDTPHIGHAYTTVVADVLTRYRKLFGDESYFLTGTDEHGQKVQKAAEKRGLEPQVHCDEMVLNFKNIWKELDINYDKFIRTTDDYHKKVVQDSLQELYDKGEIYLQEYEGWYSVSEEIFYTEKDLVDGKSPSGKEVQLVKEKNYFFKMSKYQDKLLEYIKNNPEFIQPDAKRNETLGFLGKPLEDLCISRPKARLSWGIEIPFDKDYVTYVWFDALINYISGIGYKQADKEKQFKDTWAEAIHLIGKDILITHTIYWPTMLMALGVPQPKKIFAHGWWLTGNAAKMSKSEGEVVKPLDMKSIVGVDGLRYFLTRDISLGNDAQFSQDLVIQRVNTELANNLGNLLSRTGQLINKYFEGKIPDIKIKSDICVSLLKMATATPEKVREEVLHFAPQAAVGHVVELLTEANKFLETEAPWKKAKEDLNAAGESLVTVLEVLRIAGTLLHPVMPGKTTELLKRIGFVGEPSFAETKIAQALKPGSEVIKADPLFPRVDNK from the coding sequence ATGAAGTTTTACATCACAACTCCGATCTACTACGTGAACGACACTCCACATATTGGGCATGCTTACACGACAGTGGTTGCAGATGTGCTTACTCGTTATAGAAAGCTTTTTGGAGATGAGTCTTATTTTTTGACCGGAACTGACGAGCACGGACAAAAGGTTCAAAAGGCTGCGGAAAAAAGGGGACTCGAACCACAAGTTCATTGCGACGAAATGGTTTTGAATTTCAAAAACATTTGGAAAGAATTGGATATCAATTACGATAAATTCATCAGAACAACAGATGACTACCACAAAAAGGTTGTCCAAGACTCCCTTCAAGAACTTTACGACAAAGGCGAAATCTATCTTCAAGAATACGAAGGTTGGTATTCTGTTTCAGAAGAAATTTTCTATACAGAAAAAGATTTGGTAGATGGAAAGTCTCCCTCTGGAAAAGAAGTTCAACTTGTAAAAGAGAAAAACTATTTTTTCAAAATGTCGAAGTACCAAGACAAACTCCTCGAGTACATCAAAAATAATCCTGAATTTATTCAGCCAGATGCCAAAAGAAATGAGACTTTGGGATTTTTAGGAAAACCTCTCGAAGATCTTTGTATCAGCCGGCCAAAAGCTCGCCTCTCTTGGGGAATCGAAATTCCTTTCGATAAAGATTATGTTACGTATGTTTGGTTTGATGCTTTGATCAACTACATTTCTGGAATTGGGTACAAGCAGGCAGATAAAGAAAAACAGTTCAAAGACACTTGGGCCGAAGCCATTCATTTGATTGGAAAAGATATTCTTATTACGCACACCATTTATTGGCCGACAATGTTGATGGCACTGGGAGTTCCTCAACCCAAAAAGATTTTTGCTCACGGCTGGTGGCTCACCGGCAATGCCGCAAAGATGAGTAAATCTGAGGGCGAAGTTGTAAAGCCCTTAGATATGAAAAGCATCGTCGGCGTTGATGGATTGAGATATTTCTTAACACGAGATATTTCCCTCGGAAACGATGCTCAGTTTTCTCAAGATCTCGTGATTCAAAGGGTGAACACGGAGCTTGCCAACAATCTTGGAAATTTACTTTCTCGCACAGGCCAGCTTATTAATAAATACTTCGAAGGAAAAATTCCAGACATTAAAATCAAATCTGACATCTGCGTAAGCCTTTTAAAAATGGCGACCGCTACTCCGGAAAAAGTAAGAGAGGAAGTTCTTCACTTTGCTCCACAAGCTGCTGTTGGCCATGTGGTTGAGCTTTTAACCGAAGCCAATAAGTTTCTAGAGACCGAAGCTCCTTGGAAAAAAGCCAAAGAAGATCTGAATGCTGCGGGTGAATCTTTAGTAACAGTGCTTGAAGTTCTCAGAATTGCGGGAACTCTGCTTCACCCAGTTATGCCTGGCAAGACGACTGAACTTTTAAAGCGCATAGGCTTTGTCGGTGAACCCAGCTTTGCTGAAACAAAGATTGCTCAGGCTTTAAAACCTGGATCCGAAGTCATTAAAGCAGATCCATTATTTCCGAGAGTTGATAATAAGTAA
- a CDS encoding GNAT family N-acetyltransferase, whose protein sequence is MNLQPTLKGNLTTLRPLKSDEFESLFAVSADPLLWEQHPVYDRYKREVFEDFFKLAIESQGAFAIIDNSSGEMIGSSRFYDLDPTKKTVIVGYTFLARKYWGKRYNEEIKNLMLNYAFQFVDTVLFEVGENNMRSQLAMKKIGAKLAGKTNLDNKSRLIFKIDKKDWKDV, encoded by the coding sequence ATGAACTTACAACCTACATTAAAAGGAAATCTAACTACTCTAAGGCCACTGAAATCTGATGAGTTTGAATCGCTCTTTGCCGTCTCTGCCGATCCCCTACTTTGGGAGCAACATCCTGTTTATGATCGATATAAAAGAGAGGTCTTTGAAGATTTCTTTAAGCTGGCAATAGAATCTCAAGGGGCTTTTGCCATCATCGATAACTCCAGCGGGGAAATGATTGGCAGTTCACGTTTCTATGATTTGGATCCCACTAAAAAGACAGTCATTGTAGGTTACACTTTTTTAGCTAGAAAATATTGGGGCAAACGTTACAACGAAGAAATCAAGAATCTTATGCTCAACTACGCATTTCAATTTGTTGATACCGTTCTCTTTGAGGTTGGTGAAAACAATATGAGATCGCAACTTGCTATGAAAAAAATTGGTGCAAAATTAGCAGGAAAAACCAATCTAGATAATAAATCACGTTTGATTTTTAAAATTGATAAAAAAGACTGGAAGGATGTATGA
- a CDS encoding cupin domain-containing protein → MNKPPFIGNYKDFMEEDNQTYKGSDELLAYGAPVGKKLGLEKIGIHVVTIPPGRRTSWPHAESAEEEFAYVIEGNPSVWNDGYLTDLKPGDFIAWPAGTGICHTILNNTKENCLVLVGGEANKDENKCYYALNPKRNEEIKKTNFLWEDWPERDFGPHDGIPKK, encoded by the coding sequence ATGAACAAGCCACCTTTTATTGGAAACTACAAAGATTTTATGGAAGAGGATAATCAAACCTACAAAGGCAGTGACGAGCTTTTAGCTTACGGTGCGCCTGTAGGTAAAAAATTAGGATTAGAAAAAATTGGAATTCATGTTGTGACTATTCCTCCTGGTAGAAGGACATCATGGCCCCACGCCGAAAGTGCAGAAGAAGAGTTTGCCTACGTAATCGAAGGAAACCCTTCCGTGTGGAATGATGGCTACCTCACCGATTTAAAACCTGGAGACTTCATAGCGTGGCCAGCAGGAACTGGTATTTGTCATACGATATTGAATAACACAAAGGAAAATTGTTTGGTTTTAGTTGGAGGAGAGGCCAATAAAGATGAAAACAAATGTTACTATGCTCTAAACCCAAAGCGTAATGAAGAAATCAAAAAGACTAATTTTTTATGGGAAGATTGGCCCGAAAGAGATTTTGGACCACACGATGGAATTCCTAAGAAATGA